The genomic region CGCGCAGCGCGAGCGCGGAGCACCACCAGTCCAGGCCGGCCACGAAGTTGTAGGTGCCGTCGACGGGGTCGATCACCCAGGTGCGTCCGCTGGTGCCGTCGTGGACGGAGCCCTCCTCGCCAAGGACGCCGTCGGCGGGTCGCTCGGCGGCGAGGGCGTCCACGATCGCCCGCTCGGCCGCACGGTCGGCGGCGGTGACCAGGTCGGAGACCGAGGTCTTCTGCTCGGCGTCCAGGCCCTCGGCGCGCATCCGCTGGGCCAGCTGGCCTCCCGCGGTCACCAGGCGTACGGCGAGCTCGGCGTCGCTGGGCCGGTCGCTGGGCCGGTCGTCGGCCCCGCTCACGCGTCCCAGGCCTCGGCGAGCAGGGCGCGGGTGTCGGCGAGCAGCTGCGGCACGGTCTTGGTGCGCCCGATGACGGGCATGAAGTTCTGGTCGCCGGCCCAGCGCGGGACGACGTGCTGGTGCAGGTGCGCGGCGATGCCGGCGCCGGCGATGTGGCCCTGGTTCATGCCGATGTTGAACCCCTCGGCGCCCGAGCGGGAGCGGAGCACGGTCATCGCGCGCTTGGTCAGCTCGCCGATCTCCACCATCTCCTCGGGGGTGGTCTGGGTGTAGTCGGCGATGTGGCGGTAGGGGCAGACCATCAGGTGGCCCGGGGCGTAGGGGTAGAGGTTGAGCACCACGAAGGAGTGCTCACCGCGGTGCACGATGAGCCCGTCGGCGTCCTCCCCGCGCGGGATCCGGCAGAACGGGCACTCGCCGACGGAGGCGTCGCTCGGCTTGTTCTCGCCGCGGATGTAGGCCATCCGGTGCGGCGTCCAGAGCCGCTCCAGGTCGTCGGGGCGGCCGATCCCGTCCTGGGTCAGGGTCTCCTCGGACTGGCTCATGACACCCGATCCTAGGGCGAGGCGCCGACACCGGGGCGGCCGGTACGGGGCGCCGGGATCAGGGCTTGCCGAACCACGGCAGCGCGTTGACCCCGGGGCAGGTGACGTTCTGGTCGCGGTCGAGTGCGACCCACTGGCTGAGCACCGCCGGGCCGCCCTGGATGGAGTGCGACTTGCCGCAGCGGTTCAGCGCCTCGGCCCGCGAGGTCTCCCCCGCCGCGCGCCACTCGGGCACCCCGAGGCTGAAGCCGCCGACGATGAGCTCCCACAGGTGGGCGGTCGAGTAGACGCCGATCTTGTAGCCCGCCTCGCGGTAGGCACGGGCGGCGCCCTGGACGACCGCGGCGTTCGCCCGGCGGTCCGGGCTCCACTCCCAGATCGTCACCGGCTCCACGTCGAGCCACACCGCGGGGACCTTGAGCTTGGCGCGCTTCATCGTGGTGAGGTTGGCACGGCTCTGCTGGTAGCCGACGTTGCGCAGCCCGCCGATCCGGGTGCCCCCGGCGTACGGCCCTGCGTCGCGGTGCTTGGCCAGCTGGGCCCTCGAGGGATAGCTGACCACGGCGTAGGCCCCGAGGAGCATCCCGCGCTGACGCACCCAGCGGACCTGCCAGGGCAGGCAGGGGTTGCGGGTGAATCCCGGGCCGTTGGTCAGCCCGAGGATCACGTACCGGGCCTGCGGCAGCGGCATCGGCTGGCCCTGGGTGGGACGCGAGGGGATGCCCAGCCCCTTGCGGCACTGCGGCCAGGAGGCGTCCGCGCCCAGCAGCGGGCGGCGCGCCTTGGACTCCCTGACCGCCTGCTGCTCGGCGTGCTTGGCGAGGGATTCCAGCTCCTCCGGATCCGGGCGGTTCGCGTCACCCGGGGCGCCCCGGCCGCGGTCCGCGCCGGAGTCCTGCGACGGCGCCTTGGACGCCGCCGCGTCGCGCTCCGCCG from Nocardioides sp. dk884 harbors:
- a CDS encoding HIT family protein; the encoded protein is MSQSEETLTQDGIGRPDDLERLWTPHRMAYIRGENKPSDASVGECPFCRIPRGEDADGLIVHRGEHSFVVLNLYPYAPGHLMVCPYRHIADYTQTTPEEMVEIGELTKRAMTVLRSRSGAEGFNIGMNQGHIAGAGIAAHLHQHVVPRWAGDQNFMPVIGRTKTVPQLLADTRALLAEAWDA